A portion of the Granulosicoccus antarcticus IMCC3135 genome contains these proteins:
- a CDS encoding HD domain-containing phosphohydrolase, with protein sequence MMEEKIKDLSILIVDDNADNLVFLEQLFRRTGYRNITSIVDSRNVLPHIEKSEPDIVLLDIMMPHIDGYEILRSIRALYDSSVFLPIVVLTAITERQARQQTLKDGATDFLTKPLDVLEVAQRVGNLLQTRYMYKQHLEYSSLLEAAVLDRTRELAENNQALSKVNQVLDDTNVEIANRLAEAAEFRDDATGKHTFRVGTIAALVAEELGYSADFVELINKAARLHDLGKIGIPDAILLKPGKLTEDELDLMKQHCVIGAKVLSGGHSELLEMAEQIALSHHEQWNGNGYPNQLKGKEIPIEARIVSVVDVFDALTHVRPYKEAWSEQEAIEYITNHKGEQFDAKVVDAFLSVLTKKSGDVDFINMDVDPGFK encoded by the coding sequence ATGATGGAAGAAAAGATCAAAGACCTGAGCATCTTGATAGTTGACGACAATGCTGACAATCTGGTGTTCCTGGAACAGCTTTTTCGTCGCACAGGCTACAGGAATATCACGAGCATCGTGGATAGCCGCAATGTGCTTCCTCATATAGAAAAATCAGAGCCTGATATCGTGCTTCTGGATATCATGATGCCACATATAGATGGGTACGAAATCCTGCGTAGTATTCGTGCCCTATACGATTCTTCCGTATTTTTGCCCATTGTTGTGCTCACCGCGATAACAGAAAGACAGGCTCGACAACAAACCCTGAAGGACGGTGCAACCGATTTTTTGACCAAACCACTTGACGTTCTTGAAGTCGCGCAACGAGTAGGCAATCTCTTGCAAACACGCTATATGTACAAGCAACATCTGGAGTACAGCAGCCTGCTTGAAGCTGCCGTGCTGGACCGCACACGTGAACTCGCTGAAAACAATCAGGCACTGAGCAAGGTTAATCAGGTTCTTGACGATACCAATGTTGAGATTGCAAATCGTCTTGCTGAGGCCGCTGAGTTCAGAGATGATGCCACAGGTAAACATACATTTCGCGTAGGTACCATTGCTGCTTTGGTTGCCGAAGAGCTGGGCTATTCAGCTGATTTTGTCGAGCTCATAAACAAGGCTGCAAGATTGCACGATCTTGGCAAAATTGGCATCCCGGATGCCATCTTGCTGAAGCCTGGCAAACTGACTGAAGATGAATTGGATCTGATGAAACAGCACTGCGTCATCGGCGCCAAGGTTCTGTCTGGCGGACACAGCGAGCTACTGGAAATGGCTGAGCAAATAGCCTTGTCACATCATGAACAATGGAATGGAAACGGATACCCGAATCAGTTGAAAGGAAAAGAAATTCCGATTGAAGCGCGCATCGTATCTGTCGTGGATGTCTTCGATGCATTGACACATGTTCGCCCTTACAAAGAAGCATGGAGTGAACAAGAGGCCATCGAGTACATCACGAATCACAAGGGTGAGCAGTTTGATGCAAAGGTGGTGGATGCCTTTTTAAGTGTGTTGACAAAGAAAAGTGGCGATGTGGACTTTATCAATATGGATGTTGATCCTGGGTTTAAATGA
- the leuD gene encoding 3-isopropylmalate dehydratase small subunit: MTDNTCIQGQAAALCIENLDTDQIMPKQFLRGIDKAGLKEGLLYDLRFDTQGQRRPDFILNQDAYAHASILIAGSNFGCGSSREHAVWGMQQYGIQAVVASSFAEIFHANAMNNRLLLITLPPEQVAQLMDDANDSANNSIDIDITAQSLRSRNVQASFELMPRHRRMFLEGLDSIGLSLSYQDEITDFASNHWTHQPWLRHVAATARRHL, translated from the coding sequence ATGACCGATAACACTTGTATACAGGGACAGGCAGCAGCACTATGCATCGAAAATCTGGATACCGACCAGATCATGCCCAAGCAGTTTTTGCGCGGCATTGACAAGGCAGGACTCAAAGAAGGTTTGTTGTATGATCTCCGCTTTGATACACAAGGTCAGCGTCGGCCCGATTTCATTCTCAATCAGGATGCCTATGCACACGCCTCGATCCTGATTGCAGGTTCCAATTTTGGTTGCGGCTCAAGTCGGGAACATGCCGTGTGGGGAATGCAGCAGTACGGTATTCAGGCTGTGGTTGCATCAAGCTTTGCCGAGATATTCCATGCCAATGCCATGAACAATCGCCTTCTACTGATAACACTGCCACCTGAGCAAGTGGCGCAATTGATGGATGATGCGAACGATTCTGCCAACAATAGTATTGACATCGATATCACTGCACAATCGCTGCGTAGTCGCAACGTTCAAGCAAGTTTCGAACTGATGCCCCGGCATCGCCGGATGTTTCTAGAAGGTCTGGACAGCATCGGGCTATCCTTGAGCTATCAGGACGAGATAACAGACTTTGCAAGCAATCACTGGACTCATCAGCCTTGGCTACGTCATGTTGCAGCCACCGCAAGGCGCCATCTTTGA
- the leuC gene encoding 3-isopropylmalate dehydratase large subunit produces the protein MTSRTLYRKLVDSHTVTWLDDENLLLFCDLHLMNEYTSPQAFAGLYEQGHEVPMPDQNVAVVSHIIPTHPTRVRIISDPASALQARNLKKNCDHFGIPLFDTNDALQGIEHVVAPELGLIRPGMVVICGDSHTTTYGALGALGFGIGTTDVEHVLATQTLVYKPAMDMRIRIDGTLPVGTTAKDLVLDVIGRIGAQGARGYAVEFCGTTIDALSVEARFTLCNMILEAGVRGALIAPDQKAIDYVTSRAPDIAEQYLDAALAAWDKLHSDTDAVFDIEHHFDASHVAPQVTWGTSPDQVVAIDGSIPALDTILDHSVRGSAARALAYTGLRAGSAIEGTAIQHVFIGSCTNGRIEDLRAAAGIVHGRQVAQGVRAMVVPGSGAVKRAAEAEGLDRIFTQAGFEWRNAGCSMCLAMNDDVLAAGVRCASTTNRNFEGRQGRGAITHLMSPAMAAAAAVSGHITDVRQLEVLS, from the coding sequence ATGACTTCCAGGACGCTGTATCGCAAGCTGGTTGATTCGCATACGGTGACATGGCTTGATGACGAGAACCTGTTGCTGTTTTGCGATCTGCACCTGATGAACGAGTACACCAGCCCGCAGGCCTTCGCCGGACTATACGAGCAAGGCCATGAAGTGCCCATGCCCGATCAGAACGTGGCAGTGGTTAGCCACATCATCCCGACTCACCCTACCCGGGTTCGAATCATCTCGGACCCAGCCTCCGCATTGCAAGCCCGGAACCTGAAGAAGAACTGTGATCACTTCGGTATTCCCCTGTTTGATACCAACGATGCACTGCAAGGTATAGAACATGTGGTGGCGCCTGAACTGGGCCTGATCCGCCCGGGCATGGTCGTGATCTGCGGCGACAGCCACACAACGACCTATGGTGCTCTGGGAGCGCTGGGATTTGGTATCGGTACAACTGATGTAGAACATGTTCTGGCTACCCAGACACTGGTCTACAAACCTGCCATGGATATGCGCATCCGTATCGACGGCACGCTACCTGTGGGCACAACGGCCAAGGACCTGGTGCTTGATGTCATTGGACGCATCGGTGCACAAGGCGCGCGTGGCTACGCTGTCGAGTTCTGCGGTACGACAATCGATGCGCTATCGGTCGAGGCACGCTTCACCCTGTGCAACATGATCCTTGAGGCTGGCGTGCGCGGTGCGCTCATCGCACCGGATCAAAAGGCCATTGACTATGTCACAAGCCGTGCGCCGGACATCGCAGAGCAGTATCTGGATGCAGCACTTGCAGCATGGGACAAGCTTCATTCAGATACGGATGCCGTTTTTGATATCGAACATCACTTCGATGCCAGCCATGTCGCCCCTCAGGTCACCTGGGGCACCAGCCCTGATCAGGTTGTGGCTATCGACGGTAGTATCCCGGCCCTGGATACGATATTGGACCATTCGGTGCGCGGCAGCGCTGCACGTGCGCTGGCCTACACCGGACTGCGGGCAGGTTCTGCTATCGAAGGCACAGCGATACAACACGTTTTTATCGGCTCCTGCACTAATGGCAGGATCGAGGATCTGCGTGCGGCGGCGGGTATTGTTCACGGCAGACAGGTTGCCCAGGGCGTGCGTGCCATGGTCGTACCGGGTTCAGGTGCGGTGAAGAGAGCCGCCGAAGCTGAAGGGCTGGATCGTATATTCACACAAGCAGGTTTCGAGTGGCGCAACGCTGGTTGCTCCATGTGCCTGGCCATGAATGATGATGTGCTGGCTGCCGGTGTACGATGCGCCTCGACCACCAATCGCAACTTCGAAGGTCGTCAGGGGCGCGGCGCCATTACACACCTCATGAGCCCGGCGATGGCAGCCGCAGCAGCTGTCTCTGGACACATCACCGACGTACGTCAACTGGAGGTCTTGTCATGA
- a CDS encoding alpha/beta fold hydrolase — MLDTINQLFPGFAQHRIEVESNIHINAVVGGSGPPLLLLHGHPQTLSIWHKVAPVLAERFTVVATDLRGYGDSSKPAGLPDHSNYSKRVFAQDQVTLMRSLGFDRFDVLAHDRGARVAHRLAVDHPQAVSRLILLDIAPTLSMYQQTSETFARAYWHWFFLIQAAPLPERLIEADPAAFIADVMGRRSAGLAPFDPRALAEYKRCIALTGAAHGICEDYRAAASIDMEHERVDIEASRLIQAPMLVLWGEQGVIQRCFKPLDEWQALARQVEGEALPCGHYIAEEAPDALLAKVLPFLSREPS; from the coding sequence ATGCTCGATACGATCAATCAGTTGTTTCCAGGCTTCGCGCAGCACCGCATCGAAGTCGAATCCAACATTCATATCAATGCGGTTGTTGGCGGCAGTGGTCCCCCTCTACTGCTCCTGCACGGTCACCCACAAACGCTTTCCATCTGGCATAAGGTCGCACCGGTACTCGCAGAACGCTTTACCGTGGTGGCGACCGATCTGCGTGGTTACGGTGATTCTTCAAAGCCTGCAGGTTTGCCCGATCATTCAAACTACTCAAAGCGTGTGTTCGCACAAGATCAGGTGACACTGATGCGCAGTCTCGGCTTTGATCGTTTTGATGTGCTTGCACACGATCGTGGCGCCCGAGTCGCACACCGCTTGGCGGTTGATCACCCGCAGGCCGTATCCCGATTGATCCTGTTGGACATTGCACCAACACTCTCAATGTATCAGCAAACCAGTGAAACTTTCGCGCGCGCCTATTGGCACTGGTTCTTTCTGATTCAAGCTGCCCCGCTGCCCGAACGCCTTATCGAAGCGGACCCGGCAGCCTTTATTGCTGATGTCATGGGCCGACGCAGCGCGGGCCTGGCACCTTTCGATCCGCGAGCATTAGCTGAATATAAGCGTTGCATAGCTCTTACTGGTGCGGCCCATGGCATCTGCGAGGACTATCGGGCCGCGGCCAGTATCGACATGGAGCACGAACGCGTCGATATCGAAGCAAGTCGCCTGATCCAGGCCCCCATGCTGGTGCTGTGGGGTGAACAAGGGGTCATCCAACGCTGCTTCAAGCCGCTTGATGAATGGCAAGCTCTGGCACGCCAGGTGGAAGGCGAAGCACTGCCCTGCGGCCACTACATCGCCGAGGAAGCACCCGATGCCTTGCTTGCCAAAGTCCTGCCCTTCTTGTCAAGGGAGCCCTCATGA
- a CDS encoding LysR substrate-binding domain-containing protein, whose translation MNTLRDQWPLAKDLHVFLTVIRKQSFAAAAEELGVSPAYISKRIRLLEEALNARLFHRTSRRCSLTGDGELVERGAVQILDDMDSLFDTLSTARQSPHGLLHICSSFGFGRNHVAPAVAMLAEQFPELEIRFDVFDRVVDIVGEGFDLEIRVGDDLPGQHISRHLVSNQRVLCAAPDYLKRRGTPTRLDQLAEHDCLVIKERNNAFGVWDLQGNGHAETVRINGPLSSNNGEIVLQWALHGRGILLRSMWDVGPLLKQKKLVRVLDDYSQSADVWAVYSTRVANSAKLRVCLEFFEQHFGRMDG comes from the coding sequence ATGAACACACTTCGTGATCAATGGCCGTTAGCAAAAGATCTCCACGTCTTTTTGACTGTTATTCGCAAGCAAAGCTTTGCAGCCGCAGCCGAAGAGCTGGGTGTCTCACCCGCCTATATCAGCAAGCGCATTCGTCTGTTGGAAGAGGCGTTGAATGCACGATTGTTTCACCGAACCAGCCGACGCTGCTCACTGACCGGTGATGGCGAGCTGGTCGAGCGTGGCGCAGTACAGATACTGGATGACATGGATTCTCTGTTTGATACGCTGTCAACTGCGCGTCAGAGCCCACATGGCTTGCTGCATATCTGCAGTAGCTTTGGGTTCGGTCGAAACCATGTCGCACCGGCGGTCGCGATGCTGGCCGAACAGTTTCCCGAACTTGAAATTCGGTTTGACGTCTTTGATCGAGTCGTTGACATCGTTGGCGAAGGGTTCGATCTGGAAATCAGGGTAGGCGACGACTTACCCGGTCAGCACATCAGCCGCCATCTTGTCTCGAACCAGCGAGTATTGTGCGCAGCCCCCGATTACCTCAAACGGCGTGGTACCCCGACGAGGCTGGACCAGCTTGCCGAGCACGATTGCCTGGTGATCAAGGAGCGCAACAATGCATTTGGCGTCTGGGACTTGCAAGGTAATGGCCATGCAGAGACGGTCCGCATCAACGGCCCTTTGTCATCGAACAATGGCGAGATCGTGCTGCAGTGGGCCTTGCACGGGCGCGGCATACTGCTGCGCTCGATGTGGGATGTCGGACCGCTGCTGAAGCAGAAAAAACTGGTACGCGTACTCGATGACTATAGCCAGAGCGCCGATGTCTGGGCGGTCTATTCAACGCGCGTTGCGAACTCGGCGAAGCTGCGGGTTTGCCTGGAATTTTTCGAACAGCACTTCGGACGTATGGATGGGTGA
- a CDS encoding EAL domain-containing protein has protein sequence MGQTDLAKKFKSVITQSGLNPKRLEVEVTESVLMLNTDSVLKTLSELREFCVSIAMDDFGTDYSSLSHLSDAGCKSAHGYYLISLHAVFR, from the coding sequence ATGGGACAAACTGATCTGGCGAAAAAATTCAAGTCAGTCATTACCCAGTCTGGATTGAATCCCAAACGATTGGAAGTGGAAGTTACCGAATCGGTATTGATGCTAAATACGGACTCTGTGCTCAAAACCCTGTCCGAATTACGGGAGTTCTGTGTGAGCATCGCGATGGATGATTTTGGTACGGACTATTCCAGTTTGAGCCATCTCTCAGATGCAGGTTGCAAGTCGGCTCATGGCTACTATCTGATATCGTTACATGCGGTTTTTCGATGA
- a CDS encoding aminotransferase class V-fold PLP-dependent enzyme, whose product MIQDNPVLIAAIRDRFAHVDSCPFQGPRIYLENGGGALTLKSVVETSAFYAAIPDNQGRDNPAAAALSSTIDKARADLRLFMNPASGQFIVGETGTELLFRMIRTACINAAKGAKVIGSSIEHPSSRSAAQHWATAAEMEYVNVPHEDATGLVTAEAYASHMTPDVAVATILHASPVTGIGMDVAAIAKAIRAVSPDCFIIVDGIQHAAHGQMDLQAYDVDGYAISPYKVFSRHGYGIAWISDRLAGLPHESLNGGPALNWELGTRDTGAFATMSNVVDYFDWLGGEVSERTEPRQRIEAAGRAIHAYETHLTNALISGTANLPGLQDMSEVTILAGVDNASREGTVSFVVDGLASTDVVEFLKKQGIRTHTRKADHYSGNILVPLNLPDCIRVSMCHYNTTDEVAQALRAIREIISSKPQLAS is encoded by the coding sequence ATGATCCAAGACAACCCGGTTCTCATCGCAGCAATCCGTGACCGCTTTGCCCATGTAGACAGCTGCCCTTTTCAGGGGCCACGCATCTATCTGGAGAACGGAGGCGGTGCTCTGACACTGAAATCAGTAGTTGAGACCTCGGCATTCTATGCCGCCATACCCGACAATCAGGGAAGAGACAATCCGGCTGCTGCTGCGCTGTCCAGTACGATCGACAAGGCCAGGGCTGACTTGCGCCTGTTCATGAATCCTGCCTCGGGACAGTTCATTGTTGGCGAGACCGGTACTGAACTGTTGTTTCGCATGATCCGCACCGCTTGCATCAACGCAGCAAAGGGCGCCAAGGTCATTGGTAGCTCAATCGAACACCCTTCCAGCCGTAGCGCAGCCCAGCACTGGGCTACCGCGGCAGAAATGGAATACGTGAATGTGCCGCATGAGGATGCCACAGGGCTTGTCACTGCCGAGGCATACGCCTCTCACATGACACCGGATGTTGCTGTAGCCACCATCCTGCACGCATCGCCAGTTACCGGCATCGGTATGGATGTGGCCGCGATTGCCAAGGCGATCCGTGCAGTGTCGCCGGATTGTTTCATTATCGTCGATGGTATCCAGCATGCCGCGCACGGCCAGATGGACCTGCAGGCTTATGATGTTGACGGTTATGCCATTTCGCCTTACAAAGTATTTTCGCGTCACGGTTATGGCATCGCCTGGATCTCCGATCGACTCGCCGGGTTGCCACACGAGTCGCTGAATGGTGGTCCAGCTCTGAACTGGGAATTAGGTACACGCGACACGGGCGCCTTTGCAACGATGTCCAACGTTGTCGATTACTTTGACTGGCTGGGAGGGGAAGTTTCGGAGCGAACCGAGCCTCGCCAACGTATCGAGGCGGCAGGCAGAGCGATTCACGCCTATGAAACCCACCTGACCAATGCATTGATTAGCGGTACCGCGAACCTGCCCGGGCTTCAAGACATGAGCGAGGTCACCATTCTTGCGGGAGTAGATAATGCGAGTCGTGAAGGCACCGTGTCTTTCGTGGTTGACGGCTTGGCATCTACAGATGTTGTGGAATTCTTGAAGAAGCAGGGAATTCGCACTCATACCCGCAAGGCGGACCACTACAGTGGCAATATTCTGGTTCCTCTGAACCTGCCCGATTGCATACGTGTTTCCATGTGTCACTACAACACGACGGATGAAGTGGCTCAGGCCTTGAGAGCGATCAGGGAGATCATCAGTAGCAAACCACAGTTGGCTTCTTGA
- the pxpB gene encoding 5-oxoprolinase subunit PxpB: MMKIPLINMSRLGEYGLLFQSEGPLSLDIQGRFWALDLQCREIQGVDELVLGMHSLLLCLSPGADPENIRLQVLQQWRSISSMPPNETIVDIPVIYDGEDLIEIADQKSMTVEDIVRLHTHAEYTVFALGSQPGFPYLGGLDERLAVPRRSEPRVRVEAGSVVIGGTQTGVISRTSPSGWHIIGHTQTELFDINKARPALLSPGDRIRFVTATVDK; this comes from the coding sequence ATGATGAAAATCCCTTTGATCAATATGTCCAGACTCGGCGAATATGGCTTGCTGTTTCAGAGTGAGGGCCCGCTCAGTCTGGATATACAAGGGCGTTTTTGGGCTCTGGATTTGCAATGTCGAGAGATTCAGGGGGTCGACGAACTTGTCCTGGGAATGCACAGTTTGCTGTTGTGCCTGTCACCAGGGGCAGATCCGGAAAATATCCGTCTGCAAGTCCTGCAACAGTGGCGATCAATCAGTTCGATGCCACCCAATGAGACGATAGTGGATATCCCTGTGATCTATGACGGGGAGGATCTGATTGAAATTGCGGATCAGAAATCCATGACTGTTGAAGACATCGTGCGGCTCCATACGCATGCGGAGTACACCGTTTTCGCGCTGGGAAGTCAGCCCGGCTTCCCTTATCTGGGAGGTCTGGATGAGCGTCTTGCCGTACCACGGCGCTCTGAGCCTCGGGTACGGGTCGAGGCTGGTAGCGTGGTTATAGGGGGAACCCAAACAGGCGTCATTTCACGTACCTCTCCCTCTGGCTGGCACATCATTGGGCATACCCAGACGGAACTTTTTGATATCAACAAAGCTAGGCCTGCCTTGCTATCCCCCGGTGACAGGATTCGGTTTGTCACAGCGACGGTGGACAAGTGA
- a CDS encoding biotin-dependent carboxyltransferase family protein produces the protein MIEIITPGFYSSVQDKGRFGYRSAGVGCCGAMDSQALAIGNAALGNTPDAAAIEFTLGGFEIEAKSDITICLAGAPVDAQVDGKPIFRWWLQTVLKGQRLKAGRCQSGMRVYLCVLGGIEVPLVLGSRSTDLKGQFGGVEGRLLKRGDQLSIGTNPKGGNATSIGISPRGFPDLWRDLNETPTLRFVPASEWGDLDANNQAEFLTSDWQITPASNRVGYRLSGPELRPETPREMLSHGILPGTIQLPPSGQPVVQLMDANTAGGYPKLGKIIDADLPVLAQIPLGETIRFQSCTIEEATTAQDRQHLQTESIRRLMTMAHGRCQREIN, from the coding sequence GTGATCGAAATCATCACACCAGGCTTCTACTCCTCGGTTCAGGACAAGGGGCGGTTCGGGTACCGGTCAGCGGGCGTTGGTTGTTGTGGTGCCATGGATTCACAGGCGCTTGCCATCGGTAATGCAGCGCTGGGTAATACACCTGATGCCGCAGCGATAGAATTTACCCTTGGCGGTTTTGAGATCGAGGCGAAGAGTGATATCACTATCTGCCTTGCGGGAGCTCCGGTAGATGCTCAGGTAGATGGCAAACCGATATTTCGTTGGTGGCTGCAGACCGTTTTAAAGGGGCAGCGGCTGAAGGCAGGAAGATGCCAATCTGGAATGCGGGTTTATCTGTGCGTGCTTGGTGGTATTGAAGTACCGCTTGTACTTGGCTCCAGGTCGACCGACCTCAAAGGGCAATTTGGCGGAGTCGAAGGGCGGTTGCTCAAGCGCGGAGACCAACTGAGCATCGGCACTAACCCTAAGGGGGGCAACGCCACAAGTATTGGCATAAGCCCTCGAGGCTTTCCTGATCTCTGGCGAGACTTGAACGAAACGCCCACGCTGCGATTTGTTCCGGCCAGCGAGTGGGGTGATCTTGACGCGAATAATCAGGCCGAGTTTCTCACCAGTGACTGGCAAATCACGCCAGCCAGCAACCGCGTTGGTTATCGGCTCTCGGGGCCGGAATTACGACCTGAAACTCCACGTGAAATGCTGTCACACGGCATATTGCCGGGCACTATCCAGCTGCCACCGTCGGGGCAACCGGTGGTTCAGCTGATGGATGCGAACACCGCGGGTGGCTATCCCAAGCTAGGCAAGATCATTGATGCGGACTTGCCGGTTCTGGCGCAGATACCGTTGGGGGAAACTATCCGCTTTCAGTCTTGCACTATCGAAGAGGCCACGACAGCGCAAGATAGACAGCATCTGCAAACAGAGAGCATACGGCGCCTGATGACGATGGCCCATGGGCGTTGCCAGAGAGAGATAAATTGA
- a CDS encoding LamB/YcsF family protein: MKTIDVNSDLGEGFGPYNIAPDEQIFPLVTSANIACGAHAGDPLVMARAVGLASEHKVRVGGHVGYPDRNGFGRRAMTMSLKELELETISQLGALRAIAEHGGQMMTHANFHGALGNLSFVDADVARTLILAMKSFDPELKFIGLPHTEAAYAAENAGIEIIRSFLADRGYMAVGKLAPRGTESALISDLEMVELRVAQTLSSGKLRLIDGREIPCEFDSVLVHSDTPGSVGLAHAIRAGIATAGLAIAPYQL; this comes from the coding sequence TTGAAAACCATTGATGTCAACTCCGATCTTGGGGAAGGCTTTGGCCCATACAACATCGCCCCGGATGAACAGATTTTTCCACTGGTCACGTCGGCAAACATTGCTTGTGGAGCTCACGCCGGCGATCCGCTGGTGATGGCTCGGGCTGTGGGGCTTGCATCCGAACACAAAGTTCGGGTTGGAGGGCATGTGGGCTACCCGGATCGAAACGGCTTTGGGCGGCGTGCCATGACGATGTCACTGAAGGAGCTGGAACTGGAAACCATTTCGCAACTGGGAGCACTGCGTGCGATAGCCGAACATGGTGGACAGATGATGACGCATGCCAATTTTCATGGAGCATTAGGCAACCTGTCGTTTGTCGATGCTGATGTTGCGCGCACATTGATTCTGGCAATGAAATCCTTCGACCCCGAGCTCAAGTTCATAGGCTTGCCGCATACCGAGGCTGCTTATGCTGCCGAGAATGCCGGTATTGAAATTATCCGCTCATTCCTGGCAGATCGTGGTTATATGGCAGTGGGCAAGCTGGCACCGCGCGGTACTGAATCCGCCCTGATCAGCGATCTGGAAATGGTGGAGTTACGGGTGGCTCAGACCTTGTCGAGTGGGAAGCTTCGGCTTATCGACGGACGAGAAATACCGTGTGAGTTTGATTCTGTTCTGGTGCATAGCGATACCCCAGGTAGCGTCGGTCTTGCACATGCAATCAGGGCCGGGATTGCGACAGCCGGACTGGCGATTGCACCCTATCAACTGTGA
- a CDS encoding LysR family transcriptional regulator, translating to MNTRITLKQLETLYWIAELGTFERAAAHLCTTQSAISKRVQELERGSRIEIFDRSLRGARLTARGEQLFELAKQILQLHDQIVEVQQGDSSQPKSLRIGVTELTTITWLPQLISAIKEQYSNVRIYPKVDMARALFNDLEQSQLDLIVIPETFTLPEFSSIAVADVQNYWMAKKGLVNLPRPIRHRELAQYPVLVQGHSSGSGMYLNKWLKERGVVFQETLVCDSMTALLGLTVAGLGVAYLPYEFCQRLEESGKLEVIETETSLPPVPYVAMYRGDRPHTFVHEIAELVKLHCDFGKNYQI from the coding sequence ATGAACACACGGATTACTCTGAAGCAGCTTGAAACGCTGTACTGGATTGCTGAATTAGGCACGTTTGAACGTGCCGCCGCCCATCTGTGCACCACGCAATCGGCCATCTCCAAGCGTGTACAAGAGCTTGAACGGGGATCCCGGATAGAGATATTCGATCGCAGTTTACGGGGTGCCAGATTGACAGCGCGCGGTGAGCAACTTTTCGAGCTGGCCAAGCAGATTCTCCAGCTTCACGATCAGATTGTCGAGGTCCAGCAAGGGGACTCAAGCCAGCCAAAATCGCTGCGTATCGGAGTAACAGAGCTGACGACCATCACCTGGCTGCCGCAGCTGATTTCGGCCATAAAAGAGCAGTACAGCAATGTCAGAATCTATCCGAAAGTGGATATGGCAAGAGCGCTTTTCAATGATCTGGAGCAGAGTCAGCTTGACCTGATTGTCATTCCCGAGACATTCACCTTGCCTGAATTTTCCTCCATAGCCGTTGCAGATGTGCAGAACTACTGGATGGCAAAGAAAGGACTTGTCAATCTCCCCAGACCTATCAGGCACAGGGAGCTGGCCCAGTACCCCGTTCTGGTTCAGGGGCACTCATCAGGGTCGGGGATGTATCTCAATAAATGGCTCAAGGAGCGCGGTGTGGTTTTCCAGGAAACCCTGGTTTGCGACTCCATGACCGCGCTGCTCGGTTTAACTGTGGCCGGGCTTGGTGTTGCGTATCTGCCTTACGAATTTTGTCAAAGACTTGAAGAATCCGGGAAACTCGAAGTCATTGAAACAGAGACCTCCTTGCCGCCGGTACCCTATGTGGCCATGTATCGAGGTGATAGGCCGCATACGTTTGTTCACGAAATTGCCGAGCTTGTGAAGCTGCATTGCGATTTTGGCAAGAACTATCAAATCTAG